In Elephas maximus indicus isolate mEleMax1 chromosome 7, mEleMax1 primary haplotype, whole genome shotgun sequence, the following proteins share a genomic window:
- the LOC126079267 gene encoding olfactory receptor 56B4-like, whose product MLTSTNSSSHQVSQFILMGLPGIHNWQHWLTLPLALLYLLALGANLLIMITIQHEPTLHEPMYHFLGILAVVDIGLATTIMPKILAIFWFDSKAISLPECFAQIYAIHCFFGMESGIFLCMAVDRYVAICHPLRYPSIITEAFVVKVTGFMVLRSALLTIPVPVLAAQRHYCSRNEIEHCLCSNLGVISLACDDITVNKFYQLVLAWILIGSDMALVFSSYALVLRSVLRLNSAEAMSKALNTCSSHLILILFYYSGIIVLSVTHLAEKKVLLIPVLLNVLHNVIPPALNPMVYALRMQELRLGFQRLLRLGEDGSTK is encoded by the coding sequence ATGCTCACCTCCACCAACAGTTCCAGCCATCAGGTTTCCCAATTCATCCTGATGGGTCTCCCAGGCATTCACAATTGGCAGCACTGGCTCACCCTGCCCCTGGCTCTACTCTACCTCTTAGCTCTTGGTGCCAATCTCCTCATCATGATCACCATCCAACATGAGCCCACACTACACGAGCCCATGTACCATTTTCTGGGAATATTGGCAGTGGTAGATATTGGTCTGGCCACCACTATCATGCCCAAGATTCTAGCCATCTTCTGGTTTGACTCCAAGGCCATCAGCCTCCCTGAGTGTTTTGCTCAAATCTATGCCATCCACTGCTTCTTCGGCATGGAATCTGGCATCTTCCTCTGCATGGCAGTGGACAGATATGTAGCCATCTGTCACCCGCTCCGATACCCCTCCATAATTACTGAAGCTTTTGTGGTCAAAGTCACAGGGTTCATGGTGCTCAGGAGTGCCCTGTTAACCATCCCAGTGCCTGTCCTGGCTGCTCAGCGACACTACTGCTCCAGGAATGAGATTGAGCACTGCCTCTGCTCTAACTTGGGAGTTATCAGCCTAGCTTGTGATGACATTACTGTGAACAAATTTTATCAACTGGTCTTAGCATGGATCCTGATTGGAAGTGATATGGCTCTGGTCTTTTCTTCCTATGCTCTAGTCCTCCGCTCTGTGCTGAGGCTGAACTCAGCAGAAGCAATGTCCAAAGCTCTCAACACCTGCAGCTCCCACCTCATCCTCATCCTCTTTTACTACTCAGGTATCATTGTGCTGTCTGTCACACATCTAGCAGAGAAAAAAGTTCTCCTCATCCCTGTGCTCCTCAACGTGCTGCACAATGTCATCCCTCCTGCACTCAACCCCATGGTCTATGCACTCAGGATGCAGGAGCTCAGACTGGGCTTCCAGAGACTACTTAGACTGGGTGAAGATGGGTCCACCAAGTAA